The Triticum aestivum cultivar Chinese Spring chromosome 3A, IWGSC CS RefSeq v2.1, whole genome shotgun sequence genome includes a region encoding these proteins:
- the LOC123059733 gene encoding uncharacterized protein, with protein MQSSSVKSEMYPIWAVSLLTLFGGIDSISGYNLDHNSQFLKLLYQLCLYCGYVLLIGISTISTDVGNIAIGVLCAITFIKGFHRSLASVLPSRLRNVNKLIADYKGESHSRSHDGDVIMRDYPKYVVDWPLDHFRKRNNILEGNEVITTNKIWLCTLTSSGRSTDYYKDVCLSFSLCHLLQRRFFRFACAESRLDETEDFVNKGLLVQRDDGTVDYERAFNVIEVELYFLYDIFFTNNAFLHYYELKVATIWTFASIIGIIFVGVVTIIPGARRTHISGDTIVVTTASYDLVITLVILVSIVLLQVMQLVRCWTSNWSKVALVCQSIRNGDGGCQMRFKAFMSKIDFFAGYVWQRKLGQYSFVEAISTKECVLATFVKRAFKECITFSRIFGLRYIEQVYEEMFGSPTGNHVLLTTHVKEAIVDSYMRLCLIDNGDLGTWSWTWPTIGVLSERKNGPRTIMACHIATCYLEMGQSKNKKWLDEHPVEEEREKLAVYFDVATTLSKYYAHLIVSAPQLLPPNPLETKSAYNAAAREARHLLRGAKDKYEAMKHMDSTTGVITNEEESDFSKEESVFRKGMELGRSLENRPVFVLWEELARFWTNRLLYAAPSDNVKEHIDHLSRGGEFTTHLWALLFHAGIVNADQFEQKQVLREHW; from the coding sequence ATGCAGTCCTCGTCGGTGAAGAGTGAAATGTACCCCATCTGGGCCGTATCCTTGCTCACCCTCTTCGGCGGCATTGACTCAATCAGTGGGTACAACCTTGACCACAACAGCCAGTTCCTGAAGTTGCTATACCAGCTCTGCCTCTATTGTGGATATGTCCTACTAATTGGTATATCCACCATCTCCACTGATGTAGGTAACATTGCAATTGGTGTTCTGTGTGCCATCACTTTCATTAAGGGCTTTCACAGATCACTAGCAAGTGTGTTGCCAAGCAGATTGCGGAATGTAAACAAATTGATTGCTGATTACAAGGGAGAGAGCCATTCAAGAAGTCATGATGGTGACGTCATTATGAGAGATTACCCTAAGTACGTTGTCGACTGGCCCCTAGACCATTTCAGAAAAAGAAACAACATATTGGAGGGTAATGAAGTCATCACTACAAACAAGATATGGCTTTGCACCCTCACTTCATCAGGACGAAGCACCGATTATTACAAGGATGTTTGCCTCTCCTTCTCCCTATGCCATTTGTTGCAACGACGTTTCTTCAGGTTTGCATGTGCTGAGTCCCGCCTTGATGAGACCGAGGATTTTGTCAACAAAGGCCTGCTTGTACAAAGGGATGATGGCACTGTTGACTATGAGAGGGCATTTAACGTCATCGAGGTTGAGTTGTATTTTCTCTATGACATATTTTTCACCAACAATGCCTTCCTTCATTACTATGAGTTGAAAGTTGCAACAATTTGGACATTTGCCTCAATCATTGGCATAATATTTGTGGGAGTTGTGACTATCATACCTGGGGCAAGGAGAACACATATTTCTGGCGACACTATTGTTGTGACGACCGCATCATATGACCTTGTCATCACTCTAGTAATACTGGTCTCCATTGTTTTGCTCCAAGTGATGCAGTTGGTACGGTGTTGGACATCCAACTGGTCTAAAGTTGCCCTTGTGTGTCAGTCTATCAGAAATGGAGACGGGGGCTGCCAAATGAGGTTTAAAGCATTTATGAGCAAGATTGATTTTTTCGCCGGCTATGTCTGGCAACGTAAGCTTGGACAATATTCATTTGTTGAAGCAATCAGCACAAAAGAGTGTGTGTTGGCCACGTTTGTGAAACGTGCATTCAAGGAATGCATCACTTTTTCAAGGATATTTGGGTTGCGGTACATTGAGCAAGTTTACGAGGAAATGTTTGGCAGTCCTACAGGCAATCATGTTCTGTTGACCACACACGTGAAGGAAGCCATTGTTGACTCTTATATGCGCCTCTGCCTTATTGACAATGGTGATCTAGGTACTTGGTCTTGGACTTGGCCGACAATTGGTGTCTTATCGGAGAGGAAAAATGGACCGAGAACTATTATGGCTTGTCACATTGCGACTTGTTACCTAGAAATGGGGCAGTCAAAAAACAAGAAGTGGCTTGATGAGCACCCTGTAGAAGAAGAGAGGGAGAAGCTAGCAGTGTATTTTGATGTTGCCACAACGTTGTCCAAGTACTATGCACACTTGATTGTCTCCGCGCCACAGTTGCTTCCTCCGAACCCCTTGGAGACAAAATCTGCTTATAATGCAGCCGCACGGGAAGCAAGACATTTACTACGTGGGGCGAAAGACAAATATGAGGCAATGAAACATATGGACTCAACAACAGGGGTGATTACGAATGAAGAAGAATCAGATTTCTCCAAGGAAGAATCAGTTTTCCGGAAGGGCATGGAACTAGGGAGGAGTCTCGAAAACCGGCCTGTGTTTGTTCTATGGGAGGAGCTGGCAAGATTCTGGACCAATAGGTTGCTCTATGCCGCGCCTTCCGATAATGTGAAGGAGCACATTGATCATCTCTCACGGGGTGGTGAGTTCACCACGCATCTCTGGGCTCTGCTGTTTCATGCTGGCATAGTCAATGCCGACCAATTCGAGCAAAAACAG